In one Capra hircus breed San Clemente chromosome 22, ASM170441v1, whole genome shotgun sequence genomic region, the following are encoded:
- the CX3CR1 gene encoding CX3C chemokine receptor 1 has translation MHTTLPESTSENLEYYDLAEACDMGDIVAMGTVFVATLYSLVFAFGLVGNLLVVFALINSQRSKSITDIYLLNLALSDLLFVATLPFWTHYVINEQGLHHATCKLTTAFFFIGLFGGIFFITVISIDRFLAIVLAANSMNNRTAQHGVTISLGVWAAAILMAAPQFMFTKEKENECFGDYPEILREIWPVILNVEINFLGFLLPLLIMSYCYFRIMRTLFSCKNHKKAKAIRLIFLVVVVFFLFWTPYNVMIFLQTLNLYDFFPKCDVKRDLKLAISVTETIAFSHCCLNPLIYAFVGEKFRRYLYHLYRKCLAVLCCRPVHITFSSSLSESQRSRRESVLSSNFTHYTSEGDTSIVL, from the coding sequence ATGCACACCACCCTCCCTGAATCAACTTCAGAAAACTTGGAGTATTATGACCTTGCAGAAGCCTGTGATATGGGGGACATCGTGGCCATGGGAACTGTCTTCGTGGCCACACTCTATTCCCTCGTCTTTGCCTTTGGCCTGGTGGGAAATTTGCTGGTGGTGTTTGCCCTCATCAACAGCCAGAGGTCCAAAAGTATTACTGACATTTACCTCCTGAACCTGGCCTTGTCCGATCTGCTCTTTGTAGCCACCTTGCCCTTCTGGACTCACTATGTGATAAACGAGCAAGGCCTTCACCATGCCACGTGCAAACTCACCACTGCCTTCTTCTTCATTGGGCTTTTTGGAGGCATATTCTTCATCACCGTCATCAGCATCGACAGGTTCCTGGCCATCGTCCTGGCTGCCAACTCCATGAACAACAGGACCGCGCAGCATGGCGTCACCATCAGCCTCGGCGTCTGGGCAGCCGCCATCTTGATGGCCGCACCGCAGTTCATGTttaccaaagagaaagaaaatgaatgcttTGGTGACTACCCTGAGATCCTGCGGGAAATCTGGCCTGTGATCCTCAATGTGGAAATCAATTTCCTTGGCTTCCTGCTCCCCCTGCTCATTATGAGTTACTGTTACTTCAGAATCATGCGGACATTGTTTTCCTGCAAGAACCACAAGAAAGCTAAAGCCATTAGGCTGATCTTTCTGGTGGTTGTCGTGTTTTTCCTCTTCTGGACACCCTATAATGTCATGATTTTCTTACAGACGCTCAATCTCTATGACTTCTTTCCCAAGTGTGACGTGAAGAGGGATCTGAAGTTGGCCATCAGTGTGACGGAGACAATTGCATTTAGCCACTGCTGCCTCAACCCCCTTATCTACGCATTTGTTGGAGAGAAGTTCAGACGATACCTTTACCATCTGTACAGGAAATGCCTGGCTGTCCTGTGTTGCCGTCCTGTCCACATCACTTTCTCTTCGTCTCTGTCTGAATCACAAAGGAGCAGGCGGGAAAGTGTTCTGAGCAGCAATTTTACTCATTACACCAGTGAAGGAGATACGTCCATCGTTCTCTGA